A portion of the Paenibacillus sp. PvR098 genome contains these proteins:
- a CDS encoding class II aldolase/adducin family protein, protein MVENTIKKLVLANKMLSNEGILDAFGHVSARHPENPDLYLLSRSKSPSIVTEDDIMTHDFDGNVLDKDYKPYMERVLHAQIYKARPDVKAICHNHATSLIPFTTTGVEVKPIIHIGGMFYEGVPVFDDGDVSSGMLIMNPKEAERVARTLGNKRALLLRGHGVIVVGSSLEEVVMSSIYLATNAEIQYRSMMLGSPKYLSYEEGRAAMEVMFSPVPLERAWGYWADRAEK, encoded by the coding sequence ATGGTCGAAAACACAATCAAAAAATTGGTATTGGCGAACAAGATGTTAAGTAACGAAGGCATATTGGATGCTTTTGGACATGTAAGCGCAAGACACCCGGAAAACCCCGATCTCTATTTATTGTCCCGTTCTAAGTCTCCTTCCATAGTAACTGAAGATGACATAATGACTCACGATTTTGATGGGAATGTTTTGGATAAGGATTATAAACCCTATATGGAACGTGTGTTACATGCACAGATCTATAAAGCTCGACCGGATGTGAAGGCCATTTGCCATAATCACGCGACATCGCTTATTCCCTTTACTACAACAGGGGTGGAAGTTAAACCCATCATACATATAGGCGGTATGTTTTATGAGGGAGTTCCTGTATTTGATGATGGGGACGTATCAAGCGGCATGTTAATTATGAACCCAAAGGAAGCGGAACGGGTAGCTCGAACCTTGGGGAACAAACGGGCGTTATTGCTGCGAGGGCATGGAGTTATCGTAGTCGGCTCTTCTCTTGAAGAAGTAGTTATGAGCTCCATTTATCTTGCCACGAATGCAGAAATTCAATATCGTTCCATGATGCTTGGCTCACCCAAATATCTCTCCTACGAAGAAGGAAGAGCGGCTATGGAAGTGATGTTCAGTCCGGTACCTTTGGAGAGAGCATGGGGGTATTGGGCTGACCGGGCTGAGAAGTGA
- a CDS encoding PAS domain S-box protein, translating into MQMAFDHQVLFEHVYKNASIGIALVSMDRKWICVNPAVCTIFGYAEEELMTLTAADLTYPDDLNNNEYLIKELLEGVISSFEVEKRYIHKNGELIWTSLHVSLVRDETDGKPLYFISQVIDITKSKLVEQKLQESIERYTSLKKYNHDAIISFGLDGSIINGNQMAEQLSGYRIEELFGVSISKLIGEKNLANVLSVSKDYTSVEKYLNNIKHKDGHFVEVLATLAPIIIHSKNVGFYIIAKDMTDQKRLLIEKEAAEKTNKAKSDFLAMMSHEIRTPMNGVIGMTDLLLETSLDSEQTEYVHIIKKSGATLLMIINDILDFSKIESGKVEIIEERFNVRSILSETLNMIMPKALEKNLEITTSVCPNVPNNVVGDDTKLRQVLMNLFSNAIKFTPNGAVAISVQSISQEQDTVRLQFAIRDTGVGVPKEKVVHLFEPFYQVDNYMTRKVEGTGLGLAISKRLVQLMGGEIWYEPRKDQSGSTFVFTANFQILAHPESIQYDMSTQQDNLMGDSLKILIAEDNAVNQMVLKKMLEKLGYNSTVVENGKEVVEAFERYPYDIIFMDVQMPLMDGLEAAKTVRELSKKSPFIVAVTAHAIKGDREKYLAAGINEYVSKPISIDAISDIIEKFLELNNTP; encoded by the coding sequence ATGCAAATGGCATTTGACCACCAAGTTTTATTTGAACATGTATATAAGAATGCTTCGATCGGTATAGCCTTAGTATCGATGGATCGAAAGTGGATATGTGTAAATCCCGCGGTGTGTACGATCTTTGGATATGCAGAAGAGGAATTAATGACACTTACGGCGGCAGACTTGACCTATCCTGATGATCTAAACAATAACGAGTATTTAATAAAAGAATTGCTGGAAGGTGTTATTTCTTCTTTTGAAGTAGAAAAACGGTACATTCATAAAAATGGAGAACTCATTTGGACTTCATTACATGTTTCGCTAGTACGTGATGAAACGGATGGAAAACCTCTTTACTTCATTTCACAAGTTATTGACATTACTAAGAGTAAACTTGTGGAACAAAAGTTGCAGGAAAGCATTGAACGTTATACATCGTTAAAAAAGTACAACCACGATGCCATCATTTCGTTTGGTTTGGACGGCAGTATTATAAATGGAAATCAAATGGCGGAACAGCTATCCGGATATCGCATTGAAGAACTGTTCGGAGTGAGCATTTCCAAATTAATTGGTGAAAAAAATCTTGCCAATGTACTTTCAGTTTCAAAAGATTACACCAGTGTTGAAAAATATTTAAATAACATCAAACACAAAGATGGTCACTTCGTTGAAGTGCTGGCCACTTTAGCTCCTATTATCATTCATAGTAAAAATGTGGGTTTCTACATCATCGCGAAAGACATGACAGACCAAAAGAGGCTTCTGATTGAGAAAGAAGCCGCTGAAAAGACGAATAAAGCAAAGAGCGATTTTTTAGCCATGATGAGTCATGAGATCCGTACTCCTATGAATGGTGTAATCGGAATGACGGACTTGCTTTTAGAGACGAGTTTGGATTCAGAGCAAACTGAATATGTTCATATTATTAAAAAAAGTGGCGCTACACTTCTTATGATCATCAACGACATTCTGGACTTCTCCAAAATTGAATCAGGCAAGGTAGAAATAATTGAAGAACGATTTAATGTGAGGTCAATTCTATCCGAAACACTAAATATGATCATGCCAAAAGCACTTGAAAAAAATTTAGAAATCACTACATCCGTTTGTCCTAACGTTCCCAACAATGTTGTTGGGGATGATACGAAGTTAAGACAAGTACTTATGAATTTGTTTAGCAACGCCATTAAGTTTACTCCTAATGGAGCGGTTGCGATCTCCGTTCAAAGTATCTCGCAAGAACAAGATACGGTACGTCTTCAATTTGCGATCCGAGATACAGGTGTAGGTGTGCCTAAAGAGAAGGTTGTCCACTTATTTGAACCATTTTATCAGGTGGATAATTATATGACACGTAAGGTTGAAGGAACTGGATTAGGATTAGCTATCAGTAAAAGGCTTGTTCAGCTAATGGGCGGCGAAATCTGGTATGAACCACGTAAAGATCAATCGGGGTCTACTTTTGTATTCACTGCTAACTTTCAGATCCTAGCCCATCCAGAATCCATTCAGTATGATATGTCAACCCAACAGGATAACTTAATGGGAGATTCTTTAAAAATCCTGATAGCGGAGGATAATGCAGTTAACCAAATGGTATTAAAAAAAATGCTTGAGAAGCTTGGTTATAATTCAACTGTAGTCGAAAATGGAAAAGAAGTTGTAGAAGCGTTTGAGCGTTATCCATATGACATTATTTTTATGGATGTTCAAATGCCTTTGATGGATGGATTAGAAGCCGCTAAGACGGTCAGAGAATTGTCTAAGAAAAGTCCTTTTATCGTGGCAGTAACGGCACATGCAATAAAAGGCGATCGCGAAAAATATTTAGCAGCGGGTATAAATGAATATGTAAGCAAGCCCATTAGTATTGATGCTATATCAGATATAATTGAGAAATTCCTTGAACTCAACAACACACCCTAA
- a CDS encoding AI-2E family transporter — translation MENIRRFFLNLTVRRFFIIIVICILLFSIRDMLNLILLTFLLIYIMNSLQQVLTRKLSKYVIVNSKVIIILLYLIMVTIFVIAIINYLPKVYVQIKQLKDILVGLTNMPVPQDELSQYVYRTLKDLNLQSYVKQGFEYILRISNWGTTFVLAIVLSFVFILEKNRIIAFTSRLKRSKLSWLYEEFEYFGKKFILSFGKVIEAQMLIALCNTVFTIIGLWILGFPYLFALTIMIFLLSLVPVVGFLISLIPLCIIGYTIGGHLMVIYVLSIIAVLHFLEGYFLNPKLMSSKVNLPMFYTFVILIFSEHYLGIWGLIVGIPIFIFVLDIIDVDTAE, via the coding sequence GTGGAGAATATTAGGCGATTCTTTTTAAATTTAACGGTAAGACGATTCTTCATCATTATCGTTATATGTATTTTGCTATTTAGTATAAGGGACATGCTGAACTTGATTCTGTTAACCTTTTTATTAATCTACATCATGAACAGTCTTCAGCAAGTTCTAACGAGAAAATTAAGTAAATACGTGATTGTCAATAGTAAGGTCATCATTATATTGTTATATCTGATTATGGTTACCATATTCGTTATCGCAATCATTAATTACTTGCCGAAGGTCTATGTGCAAATCAAACAATTAAAAGATATTCTGGTCGGATTAACGAATATGCCAGTCCCCCAAGATGAACTATCCCAATATGTGTACAGAACCTTGAAAGACTTGAATTTGCAATCTTACGTAAAACAAGGCTTTGAATACATTCTTAGAATAAGTAATTGGGGAACAACATTCGTTTTGGCGATCGTTCTGAGCTTTGTCTTTATTCTTGAGAAAAATAGAATTATTGCATTTACTTCCAGGTTAAAAAGAAGCAAGCTTTCTTGGCTTTATGAAGAGTTCGAGTATTTTGGTAAGAAATTCATTCTGTCTTTCGGGAAAGTCATTGAAGCTCAAATGCTTATTGCTCTATGCAATACTGTATTTACGATTATCGGACTATGGATTCTAGGCTTTCCTTACCTGTTTGCTCTAACCATTATGATTTTCCTGCTTAGTTTAGTTCCCGTAGTGGGTTTTTTAATTTCATTAATTCCTTTATGTATCATCGGGTATACAATAGGCGGACATCTGATGGTGATCTATGTGCTATCCATAATCGCTGTGCTTCACTTCCTGGAGGGTTATTTCTTAAATCCGAAACTGATGTCTTCTAAAGTGAATCTTCCTATGTTCTATACGTTTGTTATTCTCATTTTCTCAGAGCATTACCTGGGCATATGGGGCTTGATCGTGGGAATTCCTATCTTTATCTTTGTATTAGATATCATTGATGTCGATACGGCGGAATAA
- a CDS encoding nitroreductase — MSITKALRSRRAVRSYEPKEVETEKINALLEAATWAPNDRLREPWHFYVIRGEAKARYEQIARDFLEERFPTKPHLVKESIAVLEATPLVIVATSDVIPGDEASSEDNEYAVACAIHSMWLTAQELGLGLVWRTRGIGLSRDERLYKLIGSPENKKIVGAVFVGYPSADSVETKRTAFQDKTTWL, encoded by the coding sequence ATGTCCATCACGAAAGCATTAAGAAGCCGCAGAGCGGTAAGAAGCTATGAGCCGAAAGAAGTAGAAACGGAGAAAATCAACGCGCTGCTGGAAGCGGCCACCTGGGCGCCCAACGATCGTTTGCGTGAACCGTGGCATTTTTATGTAATCCGCGGGGAAGCGAAGGCGCGATATGAACAGATCGCCCGGGATTTTCTGGAGGAGCGGTTTCCAACGAAGCCGCATTTGGTGAAGGAATCGATCGCGGTGCTGGAAGCAACGCCGCTTGTCATTGTAGCCACCTCGGATGTCATTCCGGGCGATGAAGCGTCCTCCGAGGATAATGAATATGCCGTTGCTTGCGCGATACATTCCATGTGGCTGACTGCGCAGGAGCTGGGGCTGGGCCTAGTATGGCGGACAAGAGGCATAGGTCTTTCCAGAGACGAACGATTGTACAAGCTGATCGGCTCCCCGGAGAACAAGAAAATTGTCGGGGCCGTATTCGTCGGCTATCCTTCTGCTGACAGTGTGGAAACGAAACGTACGGCATTCCAAGACAAAACGACATGGCTGTAA
- a CDS encoding NAD(P)/FAD-dependent oxidoreductase, with protein MEHIFDLIVIGTGSAGSIAASQCNHAGWKVAMIDSRPFGGTCQLRGCDPKKVLVGAAEIIDWTQRMKGNGLASEGQMNWPDLMAFKRTFTDPAPEAREQKFIESGIQTFHGEAAFLSEDQVQVGSHRLKGKNIFIASGAKPTPLPIEGGEHLTYSDAFLELDQLPEKIVFIGGGYISFEFAHIAARAGSEVHILHRGERPLASFDPDLVDLLIQKSQEIGIQLHLNTEVRSIEKQGDQFIVKGTHDGTGTQWEGGLVVHGAGRTPELEHMDLEKGNVASESNGVTVNPYLQSMSNPRVYAAGDAAATEGLPLTPIANMESHAVASNLLKGNHIIPDYKVMPTVVFTIPKIASVGLTEKKALQMGYDISINKIDTSGWYTYKRTNEKYAMAKVIIDKQTKRILGAHLLSNEADELINHFATAIQFDLTTTDIKKMIYAYPTSASDLSHMLQD; from the coding sequence ATGGAACACATATTTGATCTTATTGTTATTGGCACCGGGTCTGCGGGATCCATTGCGGCCTCACAGTGTAATCATGCAGGTTGGAAAGTGGCCATGATCGATTCTCGTCCCTTTGGAGGGACCTGCCAGCTTAGAGGATGTGATCCGAAGAAGGTTTTAGTTGGAGCTGCCGAAATCATAGACTGGACACAACGCATGAAAGGAAATGGCTTGGCCTCAGAAGGTCAAATGAATTGGCCTGATTTAATGGCATTCAAACGTACATTTACCGATCCTGCACCGGAAGCACGGGAACAGAAATTCATCGAATCAGGTATTCAGACCTTTCACGGTGAGGCTGCGTTCTTAAGTGAAGACCAGGTTCAAGTAGGAAGTCACAGATTAAAAGGAAAAAATATATTCATTGCAAGCGGAGCAAAGCCGACTCCCTTACCCATCGAAGGTGGTGAACATCTGACCTATAGCGATGCGTTTTTGGAATTAGATCAACTGCCAGAAAAAATAGTATTTATCGGCGGTGGCTATATCTCGTTTGAATTTGCTCATATCGCGGCAAGAGCCGGTTCTGAAGTCCATATCCTTCATAGGGGAGAACGACCGCTCGCAAGCTTTGACCCAGACCTGGTAGATTTGCTTATTCAAAAATCGCAAGAAATTGGAATTCAACTGCATTTGAACACGGAAGTTCGATCCATCGAAAAGCAAGGGGATCAATTTATTGTCAAAGGAACTCACGATGGGACAGGCACGCAATGGGAAGGCGGATTAGTCGTTCATGGGGCCGGACGTACTCCGGAATTAGAACATATGGACCTTGAAAAAGGGAATGTTGCAAGTGAGAGCAATGGAGTGACAGTCAATCCGTACCTTCAGAGCATGAGTAACCCTAGGGTTTACGCTGCGGGAGATGCAGCCGCAACAGAGGGATTACCGCTCACGCCAATTGCCAATATGGAATCGCATGCGGTGGCGTCCAACCTGTTGAAAGGAAACCATATAATACCAGACTACAAGGTAATGCCCACTGTCGTTTTTACCATACCTAAAATAGCTTCGGTGGGACTAACAGAGAAAAAGGCACTTCAAATGGGGTATGACATCTCCATAAACAAGATCGACACGTCGGGATGGTATACGTATAAACGAACCAATGAAAAATATGCGATGGCTAAAGTCATTATCGACAAACAGACAAAACGAATATTGGGGGCTCATCTGCTCAGTAATGAGGCTGACGAATTGATAAATCATTTTGCGACGGCTATCCAATTCGATCTTACAACAACGGATATTAAGAAAATGATCTATGCTTATCCTACTTCGGCTTCCGATTTGAGCCACATGTTACAAGATTGA
- the egtB gene encoding ergothioneine biosynthesis protein EgtB: MGKTSVDLKLKSADRLKAYFSEIRTFTEKIVEPLKTEDFIIQAVEDVSPAKWHLAHTTWFFEAFVLAPHDSSYQVFHPQYDYLFNSYYITHGTPFDRSSRGLLSRPTVHEVMKYRHYVDERLLQFLDQAEEALFLKVYPMIEVGLHHEQQHQELLFMDMKYNFSVNPFKPVYLQKQTIESKKAPELKWMDIDEELSFIGHEGEGFSFDNERPRHKIWLHPYRLASRPVTNGEFMAFIEDGGYDQPSCWLSEGWATMKERNWKHPLYWEKCHGVWHQYTLHGLDTIHPDEPVCHVSYYEADAYARWTGNRLPTEAEWEHAFQDQERNGNFAESEQYHPNTDYRVGSKGFSKGYGDVWEWTMSPYSPYPGNKPYDGTLGEYNAKFMCNQIVLRGGSCVTPETHIRPTYRNFFAPDKRWQFGGIRLAGDRL; this comes from the coding sequence TTGGGAAAAACAAGTGTTGATCTAAAATTAAAGAGTGCAGATCGTCTAAAAGCTTATTTTTCCGAAATCAGAACATTCACAGAAAAAATAGTCGAACCTTTGAAAACAGAGGATTTTATTATTCAGGCAGTGGAGGATGTAAGTCCGGCAAAATGGCATTTGGCTCATACGACTTGGTTTTTTGAAGCGTTTGTTCTTGCTCCCCATGATTCGTCTTATCAGGTTTTCCACCCTCAATATGATTATTTATTTAATTCTTACTACATAACGCACGGAACTCCGTTCGACCGTTCATCACGCGGACTGTTGTCCCGTCCCACGGTTCATGAAGTCATGAAATACCGTCACTATGTGGATGAACGCCTTCTTCAATTTTTGGATCAAGCAGAAGAGGCTCTCTTTCTGAAGGTGTACCCCATGATCGAAGTGGGGCTTCACCACGAGCAGCAGCATCAAGAATTATTGTTTATGGATATGAAATATAATTTTTCGGTGAATCCCTTTAAGCCCGTCTATCTTCAAAAGCAGACCATTGAATCAAAAAAGGCCCCTGAGCTGAAGTGGATGGATATAGACGAGGAACTATCATTTATTGGACACGAAGGAGAGGGGTTTTCCTTCGATAACGAAAGACCTCGCCACAAAATATGGCTTCATCCATACCGTTTGGCCTCGCGGCCAGTCACAAACGGAGAATTTATGGCTTTTATCGAAGACGGCGGATATGATCAACCAAGCTGCTGGCTATCCGAAGGCTGGGCAACCATGAAGGAAAGAAATTGGAAGCATCCTTTGTATTGGGAAAAGTGTCACGGGGTATGGCATCAATACACCTTGCACGGTTTAGACACGATTCATCCGGATGAGCCCGTTTGTCATGTGAGCTATTATGAAGCAGATGCATATGCCCGTTGGACCGGTAACAGGCTCCCCACCGAAGCGGAATGGGAGCATGCTTTTCAGGATCAGGAAAGGAACGGAAACTTCGCGGAATCCGAGCAGTATCATCCCAATACGGATTATAGGGTAGGTTCAAAAGGGTTTAGCAAGGGGTACGGAGATGTTTGGGAATGGACCATGAGTCCATATTCTCCTTATCCGGGAAATAAGCCGTATGACGGTACGCTTGGAGAGTATAATGCGAAGTTTATGTGCAATCAGATTGTACTTAGAGGAGGATCCTGCGTGACACCTGAAACTCATATCAGACCGACTTACCGCAACTTTTTTGCCCCGGACAAAAGGTGGCAGTTCGGAGGAATTCGATTGGCAGGGGATCGATTATGA
- the egtD gene encoding L-histidine N(alpha)-methyltransferase: MEVIDYAPTADDFLSEVLFGFQKKQKELKPKFFYDEAGSLLFEQITGLSEYYVTRTELSILENYVFEMANMIGRDAALIEFGSGSSTKIKCLLNRLVDLSYYIPIDISHEILVQSADALLDDYTSLNVLPICADFTKTIVFPPLSNMGKKVIFYPGSTIGNFEPHEAKAFLSQACSLLKKGDGLLIGVDLQKDPHILHQAYNDKQGVTAKFNLNVLNRINRELRANFQLDQFAHRAFYNDKLGRIEMHIESLEHQKVSIYEYEFHFAEGETIHTENSYKYTIEGFQSMAEDCGFTPEKVWTDPNEWFSVHFLQIQ; the protein is encoded by the coding sequence GTGGAAGTTATCGATTACGCTCCGACTGCCGATGATTTTTTATCAGAAGTGCTATTTGGATTTCAAAAGAAGCAGAAAGAATTAAAGCCAAAGTTTTTTTACGATGAAGCAGGTTCTCTTCTGTTTGAGCAAATAACAGGCTTGTCTGAGTATTATGTTACCCGAACGGAGCTGTCTATTTTAGAAAACTATGTTTTCGAAATGGCGAACATGATTGGAAGAGATGCTGCTCTAATTGAATTCGGAAGCGGGAGCAGTACAAAGATCAAGTGCCTCTTAAATCGCCTTGTGGATCTATCCTATTATATTCCCATTGACATTTCACATGAAATCTTAGTTCAATCCGCAGATGCATTATTGGACGATTACACCAGCTTAAATGTACTGCCGATATGCGCTGATTTTACAAAAACGATCGTTTTTCCGCCTTTATCAAATATGGGGAAGAAAGTTATCTTCTATCCAGGTTCTACGATCGGCAACTTTGAGCCTCACGAAGCTAAAGCATTTTTAAGCCAAGCCTGTTCTTTATTGAAGAAAGGGGACGGCCTGCTGATCGGTGTTGACCTGCAAAAAGACCCGCATATTCTACATCAAGCGTATAACGACAAGCAGGGAGTAACAGCGAAATTTAATTTGAATGTTTTGAATCGCATCAACCGTGAGCTGCGAGCTAATTTTCAATTGGATCAATTCGCACACCGCGCTTTTTATAATGACAAATTAGGCCGTATAGAGATGCATATTGAAAGCTTGGAACACCAAAAGGTGTCCATCTATGAATATGAGTTTCATTTTGCTGAAGGGGAAACAATCCACACGGAAAACTCTTATAAATATACCATTGAGGGCTTTCAGTCAATGGCTGAAGATTGTGGATTTACGCCGGAGAAGGTATGGACAGATCCGAACGAGTGGTTTAGTGTACATTTCCTGCAGATTCAATGA
- a CDS encoding LysR family transcriptional regulator has translation MDLENLVTFCAVAHHKSFKKAAETLQVTQPGISRRIQSLETELGTPLFVRTPQSVTLTKAGKSFLPYAERTIQIFREGKNKISDEVHEEKLVIASPPTTSVNLLPEVIKEFCLHHSTRLSLYTAHSQHVYDMLIDKTIDVGFTTVAFPNSHLDYELIYMEEVVCVGHPDVVKQYIVDHEIIKHPVPIILSNLNNINIDPWESINQYFLNHPSFEIVLDAFFLQVVENLARIGVGLAVLPISHVNEGIKRGELVKVLLPEIDLPSRPVYMATYKNGKMEKSIHHFKTTVKRVLAKNSLL, from the coding sequence ATGGATTTAGAAAATCTCGTTACGTTTTGTGCCGTTGCCCATCACAAAAGCTTCAAAAAGGCGGCAGAAACTTTACAGGTTACACAGCCAGGGATAAGCAGACGAATTCAAAGCCTTGAAACTGAACTGGGAACTCCCTTGTTTGTGCGGACGCCACAATCCGTTACTCTAACTAAAGCAGGGAAAAGCTTCTTACCCTATGCAGAACGTACGATTCAAATATTTAGAGAGGGAAAAAACAAAATATCGGACGAGGTACATGAAGAAAAATTGGTGATAGCCTCTCCGCCGACTACAAGTGTTAACCTGCTGCCGGAAGTGATTAAAGAATTCTGTTTACATCACAGTACACGCCTTTCCCTATATACCGCCCATTCACAACATGTTTATGACATGTTGATAGACAAAACCATAGACGTGGGCTTTACTACGGTCGCTTTCCCTAATTCCCATTTGGATTATGAGCTCATTTACATGGAAGAGGTCGTTTGTGTGGGCCACCCGGATGTGGTTAAGCAATATATCGTTGACCACGAGATTATCAAACACCCTGTACCTATTATATTGTCTAATTTAAATAATATTAACATCGATCCATGGGAATCGATCAATCAGTACTTTTTAAATCATCCCTCATTTGAGATCGTCCTTGATGCATTTTTTCTTCAAGTTGTGGAAAATTTGGCCCGCATTGGAGTAGGCTTAGCCGTATTACCTATTTCACATGTAAATGAAGGAATAAAAAGAGGCGAGCTTGTTAAAGTGCTCTTACCCGAGATAGATTTACCGTCCAGGCCAGTATATATGGCCACCTATAAGAATGGTAAAATGGAGAAATCCATCCATCACTTCAAAACAACGGTAAAACGGGTATTAGCCAAAAACTCACTCTTATAG
- a CDS encoding ABC transporter substrate-binding protein produces the protein MNRAVYFLLYVFFAVLLVGCNSQQDSESNKEVQRNGDPQKLRLAWTSDAGFPSPFAFSSRGPAGYLRVSYLYDTLTWKDQQGIIPWLAQSWETSDNGRTYTVHLREGVKWQDGKELTASDVKFTFAYLSQHGFAWGDTSMIDDVEVKNNTTVVFHLNKLFSPFVEEVMGVIPIIPEYIWANVKDPKSFRGEGAAVGTGPYILKSYNQESGQHLFTANADYFKGKPVVEEISFITANNTVLSLKNKDIDAVLSNNYKDVQELKKAGYQVMESNPHGSIVRMVFNLDHPLLGLKDLRHAITYALDRAAIAEKVLGGNGAVGNAGVIPPGSPWYNPNVRAYDYHLEKANGILDSLGFEDRNQDGIRETRDGTNRNSGNGVKVKPEKSGLFLTVTATGALKRLRLSYIQQVLLLVLKREFIFGLLWNRFRIPMCYIE, from the coding sequence ATGAACCGTGCCGTTTATTTTCTGCTTTATGTATTCTTTGCGGTTTTACTAGTTGGATGTAACTCTCAGCAGGATTCCGAATCGAATAAGGAAGTTCAACGGAATGGAGATCCCCAAAAGCTGAGACTTGCCTGGACGAGCGATGCCGGGTTCCCATCCCCCTTTGCCTTTAGTTCCAGAGGACCAGCTGGGTACCTTCGAGTCAGTTATCTTTATGATACGTTAACCTGGAAGGATCAACAGGGTATTATTCCATGGTTGGCTCAGAGTTGGGAGACTTCCGATAACGGAAGGACTTACACCGTTCATTTGAGAGAAGGTGTCAAATGGCAGGATGGGAAGGAACTCACAGCTTCTGACGTTAAATTTACGTTTGCATATCTTTCTCAGCATGGTTTCGCTTGGGGAGATACCAGTATGATAGACGATGTCGAAGTTAAAAATAACACGACCGTAGTCTTTCATCTAAATAAGCTTTTTTCACCATTTGTGGAAGAAGTCATGGGAGTGATCCCTATTATTCCTGAATACATTTGGGCTAACGTTAAAGACCCCAAATCCTTCCGCGGAGAAGGAGCTGCTGTTGGAACCGGTCCTTATATTCTCAAGAGCTATAATCAAGAGTCCGGGCAGCATCTATTCACGGCTAATGCAGACTATTTTAAAGGAAAGCCCGTTGTTGAGGAAATTTCCTTTATCACTGCCAACAACACGGTATTATCGCTAAAAAATAAGGATATCGATGCCGTCTTGTCCAACAATTACAAAGATGTTCAGGAGCTGAAAAAAGCAGGCTATCAAGTCATGGAAAGCAATCCTCATGGAAGTATCGTCCGTATGGTATTTAATCTGGATCATCCTCTATTGGGTCTTAAAGATTTGCGGCACGCGATAACCTATGCTCTTGACCGGGCTGCGATTGCCGAAAAAGTGCTCGGCGGTAATGGAGCGGTTGGAAATGCAGGGGTCATCCCACCTGGATCACCATGGTATAACCCCAATGTCAGGGCGTATGATTATCATTTGGAGAAGGCCAATGGCATATTGGACAGCCTGGGATTTGAAGATCGCAATCAGGACGGGATTAGGGAAACGAGGGATGGTACGAATCGAAACTCGGGAAACGGAGTTAAAGTGAAGCCTGAGAAATCAGGCTTATTTTTAACGGTGACGGCAACTGGTGCTTTGAAACGATTACGGTTGTCGTACATCCAGCAAGTTCTCTTGCTAGTTCTCAAAAGAGAGTTTATTTTTGGACTTCTATGGAACCGGTTCCGTATACCAATGTGTTACATAGAATAG